The proteins below are encoded in one region of Elgaria multicarinata webbii isolate HBS135686 ecotype San Diego chromosome 8, rElgMul1.1.pri, whole genome shotgun sequence:
- the LOC134402476 gene encoding syncytin-A-like, with protein MQYNVWIKLAKIVNTTDFCLTDAPDMHGLLSTCLIPICKAPGSLGNVTGLSKFLNFSEIHYHTMAQCGIATYQLPQDAIQLYTPYVVNHKNNTCARMVNCSIHRPLKGCLSPRPSLWNCSKIENVTSNYGHIILPIGWFFTCGSCTYNYVPANITLAQCCLSRLTVFLPPRPTKSTRQKRETETMNAVCDGNVTVLSPAEYISLAMSLVGVPGLAVGNAKQLGHLACLLAKTINSTSIAIGLLIQEQQDLRHAILDNRAAIDFLLLQRHLGCEAVENMCCFNLTDNSNQIQHQLDLLKKYAHAVKQDIAPEWWKFLWSWFPTGWFKTIFQYAVLIVFLLITFCCFIQCIPGLLSWCFPLSANIISLAV; from the coding sequence atgcagtacaatgtatggataaagttagcaaaaatagtaaacaccactgatttctgtcttactgatgctccagatatgcatggattacttagtacatgtctcattcccatatgcaaagctcctggttctcttggtaatgttactgggttgagtaaatttctgaactttagtgaaattCATTATCACACCATGGCGCAATGtggaattgctacataccagttaccccaagatgctatacagttatacaccccatatgttgtaaaccacaagaataacacatgtgctagaatggtaaattgctctattcaccgtccactaaaaggttgtttgtccccaaggccttctctgtggaattgttcaaagatagaaaatgtaacaagtaactatggacacattatattgccaattggatggtttttcacatgtgggtcttgtacttataattatgtaccagctaatataacattagcacaatgttgtcttagtcgcttgacagtgtttctaccaccccggcctactaaaagcactcgacagaaaagagagactgagactatgaatgcagtttgtgatggaaatgttactgttttaagtccagcagaatatatctccctggctatgagccttgttggggttcctggattggctgtgggaaatgccaaacaacttgggcatctggcatgtttactagcaaagacaattaatagtacttccattgctattggacttttgattcaagaacaacaagatttaaggcatgctatactggacaatcgagctgcaatagactttttgttgttacaaagacatcttggctgcgaagctgtggaaaatatgtgctgtttcaatctcacagacaatagtaaccaaattcaacaccaactggacttacttaaaaaatatgcacatgcagttaaacaagatattgcacctgaatggtggaagtttttgtggtcctggtttccaacaggatggttcaaaactatatttcaatatgctgtattgattgtatttttattaatcaccttctgctgtttcatacaatgtatcccaggattactgtcatg